GCCTTTTTTAAATTCTCAAGAACCTCTATACTATCTTCAACTACTTTTAATTCATTAGAAAAATTTACCTTGATTAACTCATTAATAAGCACAGCATAGATTTCTTTTAGATTTTTAGCAATCTCTCTACCTTTTTCCAGATCAAGAATAGCCTCAAGATAGACGAGAACATCCACCACTTTACCCAGATTTTCAGCTTTGATCTTTTTTCTTTCAGGGGTATCAAGTCCTTCTTCTATAGCATTTTTTACCTGTTTAAGTAAATTTATGGCCTTTCCATAGAGTAAAATAATATGGTCAAGAGATGTTCCCTGGAGAACTTCTTTTTCAAAGTAGTTTTGATTAGGTCTTAGCATGGCCTTCCTC
This window of the Caldimicrobium thiodismutans genome carries:
- a CDS encoding flagellar export chaperone FliS; amino-acid sequence: MLRPNQNYFEKEVLQGTSLDHIILLYGKAINLLKQVKNAIEEGLDTPERKKIKAENLGKVVDVLVYLEAILDLEKGREIAKNLKEIYAVLINELIKVNFSNELKVVEDSIEVLENLKKAWVDIRPSVIPNHKMAPKQALSARP